One part of the Haemophilus parainfluenzae genome encodes these proteins:
- the coaD gene encoding pantetheine-phosphate adenylyltransferase — MTSVIYPGTFDPITNGHLDIIARSAVIFPKVFVAVANSPSKKPLFSLEERVELVRQSVAHLPNVEVFGFYDLLANEIKAKKITAIIRGVRTTTDFEYELQLAALNRLLTEGVDSLFFPPTEKWAFVSSTIVREIYLHHGDVKKLVPEAVYLALKARRE, encoded by the coding sequence ATGACAAGCGTAATTTACCCTGGCACGTTTGACCCGATTACAAACGGGCATTTAGATATTATTGCGCGAAGTGCGGTCATTTTCCCGAAAGTTTTTGTCGCGGTGGCGAATAGTCCGAGCAAAAAGCCATTGTTCTCATTGGAAGAACGCGTTGAGCTGGTGCGTCAATCGGTCGCTCATTTGCCCAATGTGGAAGTATTTGGATTCTATGATTTACTCGCGAATGAAATCAAAGCGAAAAAGATTACAGCAATTATTCGTGGCGTGCGTACAACGACGGACTTCGAATATGAATTACAACTGGCCGCGTTAAACCGTTTATTAACCGAGGGTGTGGATAGTTTGTTTTTCCCACCAACAGAAAAATGGGCGTTTGTGTCTTCCACGATTGTACGAGAAATTTATTTACATCATGGCGATGTGAAAAAACTGGTGCCGGAAGCTGTCTATTTAGCTTTAAAAGCACGTCGTGAATGA
- the waaA gene encoding lipid IV(A) 3-deoxy-D-manno-octulosonic acid transferase has product MWRFFYTSLMYLIQPLVLFFMLLRSIELPNYRKRLGERYGFYERLSKPAQNGVVIHAASVGEVIAVTPLVKRIQQDYPHLPITFTTVTPTGSERVKAAFGESVTHCYLPYDLPDAIHRFIDFIQPKVFIVIETELWPNLIDCLAHRNIPFIVANARLSARSARRYGKVKQHLQRMFSQISLIAPQDNTSGKRYLALGYEKDRLQLTGNIKYDLVVSDDLLKKIALLSADWVKNRPVWIAASTHEGEEELILHAHHLLLKKHPNLLLLLVPRHPERFNPVADLIEKANFHFIRRSTGEIPSENTQVILGDTMGELMLMYGISDIAFVGGSLVKHGGHNPLEPLAFKLPVVSGKYTFNFPEVFTSLLEVQGVLQINSTEKALSEIIDKLLNSKGARQRLGNAGYEVLIENRGALQRLLDLLHPYLTHISENNK; this is encoded by the coding sequence ATGTGGCGTTTTTTTTATACCAGTCTGATGTACTTGATTCAGCCTTTAGTATTGTTTTTTATGCTACTACGTAGTATTGAGTTACCTAATTATCGAAAGCGTTTAGGTGAGCGTTACGGGTTTTATGAAAGATTAAGTAAGCCAGCGCAAAATGGCGTTGTCATTCATGCAGCTTCGGTTGGAGAAGTGATAGCTGTAACGCCTTTAGTAAAGCGTATTCAGCAAGATTATCCACATTTGCCGATAACGTTTACAACCGTTACGCCAACAGGCTCTGAACGCGTAAAAGCCGCGTTCGGGGAAAGTGTGACGCATTGTTATCTGCCTTATGATTTGCCCGATGCCATTCATCGTTTTATTGATTTTATTCAACCTAAAGTATTCATAGTCATTGAAACGGAACTTTGGCCAAATTTGATTGATTGTTTAGCTCATCGAAATATTCCTTTCATTGTGGCGAATGCACGCCTTTCTGCACGTTCAGCAAGACGTTATGGCAAAGTTAAACAACATCTACAACGAATGTTTTCTCAAATCAGTTTGATTGCCCCACAAGACAATACCAGTGGAAAGCGTTATTTAGCGTTAGGCTACGAGAAAGATCGTCTGCAATTAACCGGCAATATTAAATATGATCTTGTGGTTAGTGATGATTTATTAAAAAAAATTGCGCTGCTTAGTGCAGATTGGGTGAAAAATCGTCCTGTTTGGATTGCGGCGAGTACGCACGAAGGGGAAGAAGAACTTATTTTACATGCGCATCATTTGTTATTAAAAAAACATCCGAATTTGCTGTTATTGCTAGTGCCTCGTCATCCTGAACGTTTTAATCCTGTGGCAGATTTAATTGAAAAAGCCAACTTTCACTTTATTCGTCGTTCAACGGGGGAGATTCCTTCAGAAAATACCCAAGTGATTCTGGGTGATACCATGGGTGAGTTGATGTTGATGTATGGTATTTCAGATATTGCGTTTGTCGGCGGAAGTTTGGTCAAACATGGGGGACATAATCCTTTAGAGCCTTTGGCATTTAAATTACCCGTTGTGAGTGGAAAGTATACCTTCAATTTTCCTGAAGTTTTTACTTCGCTCTTAGAAGTGCAAGGTGTGTTGCAAATCAACTCAACAGAAAAAGCATTGTCAGAGATTATTGATAAGTTATTGAATTCGAAAGGAGCGCGTCAACGTTTAGGCAATGCAGGTTACGAGGTATTAATCGAAAATCGTGGCGCATTACAGCGTCTTTTAGATTTGCTTCATCCTTATTTAACCCATATTTCGGAGAACAATAAATGA
- the aphA gene encoding acid phosphatase AphA, with amino-acid sequence MKNLLKLSAIAILAASAVSTFASNKEPYTEQGTNAREMTEQKPIHWISVEQLKKELEGKAPINVSFDIDDTVLFSSPCFYHGQEKYSPGKNDYLKNQDFWNEVNAGCDQYSIPKQIAVDLINMHQARGDQIYFITGRTAGDKDGVTPVLQKAFNIKDMHPVEFMGGRKLPTKYNKTPGIIEHKVSIHYGDSDDDILAAKEAGIRGIRLMRAANSTYQPMPTLGGYGEEVLINSNY; translated from the coding sequence ATGAAAAATTTACTTAAACTTTCTGCCATTGCAATTTTAGCGGCAAGCGCAGTCTCTACTTTTGCATCAAACAAAGAACCTTACACGGAACAAGGTACGAATGCTCGTGAAATGACAGAGCAAAAACCGATTCACTGGATCTCTGTTGAGCAGTTGAAAAAAGAATTGGAAGGTAAAGCACCCATTAATGTGAGCTTCGACATTGACGATACTGTACTTTTCAGTAGCCCTTGTTTCTATCACGGTCAAGAGAAATACTCTCCAGGTAAAAATGATTACTTAAAAAATCAAGATTTCTGGAATGAAGTGAATGCAGGTTGTGACCAATATTCCATTCCAAAACAAATTGCGGTGGATTTAATTAATATGCACCAAGCACGTGGTGACCAAATTTATTTTATTACCGGTCGTACAGCGGGCGATAAAGATGGTGTGACACCAGTGCTACAAAAAGCCTTTAATATTAAAGATATGCACCCTGTAGAATTCATGGGCGGTCGCAAACTTCCAACTAAATATAACAAAACACCGGGTATTATTGAGCACAAAGTGAGTATTCACTATGGTGACAGCGATGACGATATCCTCGCAGCAAAAGAAGCGGGTATTCGTGGTATTCGTTTAATGCGTGCGGCTAACTCCACTTATCAACCAATGCCAACCCTTGGTGGCTACGGTGAAGAAGTATTGATTAACTCAAACTACTAA
- a CDS encoding GNAT family N-acetyltransferase produces the protein MKIFKAEQWNIEVLAPLFEAYRLTNGMSENPDRTLTFLTNRIRFNESMFFVAVNENSQAIGFVQLYPRLSSLQLQRYWQLTDIFVKEDKHQAEIYAVLISKAKEFVRYTQSNRLVAELSQAQQNILEHEGFKLNTKKSLFELTL, from the coding sequence ATGAAAATTTTCAAAGCCGAACAATGGAATATAGAAGTGCTTGCTCCACTCTTTGAAGCCTATCGACTTACCAACGGAATGAGTGAAAATCCTGACCGCACTTTAACCTTTTTAACAAATCGTATACGTTTTAATGAAAGCATGTTTTTTGTTGCTGTAAACGAAAACTCACAGGCGATTGGTTTTGTCCAACTTTATCCTCGCTTATCCTCTTTACAACTACAACGCTATTGGCAATTAACCGATATTTTTGTAAAAGAAGACAAACATCAAGCCGAGATTTATGCTGTCCTTATTTCTAAAGCGAAAGAGTTTGTCCGTTATACACAATCTAATCGTTTAGTGGCGGAATTGAGTCAAGCTCAACAGAATATTTTAGAACACGAAGGATTTAAGCTAAACACGAAAAAAAGTTTGTTTGAATTAACTCTCTAA
- the tpiA gene encoding triose-phosphate isomerase: MARRPLVMGNWKLNGSKAFTKELIEGLKAELQGVTGCDVAIAPPVMYLGAAEAALAGSQIALGAQNVDVNVKGAFTGDISTEMLKDFGAKYIIIGHSERRTYHKESDEFVAKKFGVLKEAGLVPVLCIGETEAENEAGKTEEVCARQIDAVINALGVEAFNGAVIAYEPIWAIGTGKSATPVQAQAVHAFIRGHIAAKSQAVADQVIIQYGGSVNDANAAELFTQPDIDGALVGGASLKAPAFAVIVKAAAAAKN, translated from the coding sequence ATGGCACGTCGTCCTTTAGTGATGGGTAACTGGAAATTAAACGGTTCCAAAGCGTTCACCAAAGAATTAATCGAAGGATTAAAAGCTGAATTACAAGGCGTAACAGGTTGTGATGTGGCAATTGCCCCACCTGTTATGTATTTAGGTGCAGCGGAAGCAGCACTTGCTGGCAGCCAAATTGCTTTAGGTGCACAAAACGTTGATGTGAATGTTAAAGGTGCTTTCACAGGTGATATTTCAACTGAAATGTTAAAAGATTTTGGTGCAAAATACATCATTATCGGTCACTCTGAGCGTCGTACTTACCACAAAGAAAGCGACGAATTCGTAGCGAAAAAATTTGGTGTATTAAAAGAAGCCGGTTTAGTACCAGTATTATGTATTGGTGAAACTGAAGCTGAAAACGAAGCAGGTAAAACTGAAGAAGTATGTGCACGTCAAATTGATGCAGTTATCAATGCATTAGGTGTAGAAGCATTTAATGGTGCAGTGATTGCTTACGAACCAATTTGGGCAATCGGCACTGGCAAATCCGCAACTCCAGTACAAGCACAAGCTGTTCATGCATTTATCCGTGGCCACATCGCAGCAAAATCACAAGCTGTAGCAGATCAAGTCATCATTCAATACGGTGGTTCGGTTAATGATGCTAATGCAGCAGAATTATTTACTCAACCGGATATTGATGGTGCATTAGTCGGCGGAGCTTCACTTAAAGCGCCTGCATTCGCCGTCATCGTGAAAGCTGCGGCAGCAGCGAAAAACTAA
- a CDS encoding helix-turn-helix domain-containing protein, giving the protein MGKHYTIEFKLQILQPILNGKMSIREAARFYNIPSNALVGTWLKRFEKSGIKGLIPRKPSGRPPMKPKYARMPPPPKTEEDRLRLRILQLEAEVAYLKELRRLRLQDEAEQRKLSKG; this is encoded by the coding sequence ATGGGTAAACACTACACAATCGAATTTAAATTACAAATTCTTCAACCTATTTTGAATGGAAAAATGAGTATTAGAGAAGCAGCTCGTTTTTACAATATTCCTTCCAACGCCCTAGTCGGGACATGGTTGAAACGGTTTGAAAAAAGTGGCATAAAGGGACTTATTCCCCGTAAACCATCAGGACGACCGCCTATGAAACCTAAATATGCCAGAATGCCACCGCCACCCAAAACTGAAGAAGACCGTTTACGCCTGAGAATTTTACAGCTTGAAGCGGAGGTAGCCTACCTAAAGGAGTTGAGAAGGCTCAGACTTCAGGACGAAGCCGAGCAACGGAAATTATCCAAAGGTTAA
- the hslU gene encoding HslU--HslV peptidase ATPase subunit: MSEMTPREIVSELDQHIIGQKEAKRAVAIALRNRWRRMQLQEPLRHEVTPKNILMIGPTGVGKTEIARRLAKLANAPFIKVEATKFTEVGYVGKEVDSIIRDLTDSAMKLVRQQEIAKNRAKAEDAAEDRILDALLPPPKNQWGEVENHDTNSSTRQAFRKKLREGQLDDKEIEIDVSAGVSMGVEIMAPPGMEEMTNQLQSMFQSLGSDKTKKRKMKIKDALKTLIDDEAVKLINPEELKQKAIDAVEQNGIVFIDEIDKICKKGEYSGADVSREGVQRDLLPLVEGSTVNTKHGMVKTDHILFIASGAFQVARPSDLIPELQGRLPIRVELSALTAEDFDRILTEPNASLTEQYKALMATEGVSIEFTQDAIKKIAEAAFRVNEKTENIGARRLHTVMERLMDKISFDASEMDGQTVNIDAAYVTDALGEVIENEDLSRFIL; encoded by the coding sequence ATGTCTGAAATGACTCCTCGTGAAATTGTTTCCGAATTAGATCAACATATTATTGGCCAAAAAGAGGCGAAAAGAGCGGTTGCGATCGCATTACGTAATCGTTGGAGAAGAATGCAATTGCAAGAGCCACTTCGCCATGAAGTGACCCCTAAAAATATTTTAATGATTGGTCCAACGGGTGTGGGGAAAACCGAGATTGCGCGTCGTCTTGCAAAATTAGCCAATGCACCATTCATTAAAGTGGAGGCGACGAAGTTCACGGAAGTGGGCTATGTGGGGAAAGAAGTGGATTCCATTATCCGTGATTTAACGGACAGTGCGATGAAATTGGTCCGCCAACAAGAAATTGCGAAAAATCGTGCGAAAGCCGAAGATGCGGCGGAAGATCGTATTTTAGATGCATTACTACCACCACCGAAAAATCAATGGGGTGAAGTGGAAAACCACGATACCAATAGTAGCACTCGCCAAGCGTTCCGTAAAAAATTACGTGAAGGGCAGTTAGACGATAAAGAAATCGAAATTGATGTGTCTGCGGGCGTGTCAATGGGCGTGGAAATTATGGCACCTCCAGGTATGGAAGAAATGACCAATCAGTTGCAATCCATGTTCCAAAGCCTGGGTTCGGATAAAACTAAAAAACGCAAAATGAAAATTAAGGATGCATTAAAAACCTTAATTGACGATGAAGCGGTAAAATTGATTAATCCAGAAGAATTGAAACAAAAAGCCATTGATGCGGTTGAGCAAAATGGTATCGTGTTTATTGATGAGATCGATAAGATCTGTAAAAAAGGCGAATACAGTGGTGCGGATGTCTCACGTGAAGGTGTGCAACGTGACTTATTACCATTAGTGGAAGGTTCAACCGTTAATACCAAACATGGGATGGTGAAAACCGATCATATTCTCTTTATTGCATCAGGTGCATTCCAAGTGGCGCGTCCATCGGATTTAATCCCTGAGTTGCAAGGTCGTTTGCCGATTCGTGTTGAATTATCAGCATTAACAGCAGAGGATTTTGATCGTATTCTAACTGAGCCAAATGCGTCTTTAACGGAGCAATATAAAGCGCTCATGGCAACAGAAGGCGTGAGCATTGAGTTTACACAAGATGCAATCAAGAAAATTGCCGAAGCCGCCTTCCGTGTGAATGAGAAAACGGAGAATATCGGTGCAAGACGTTTACATACCGTTATGGAACGTTTAATGGATAAAATCTCATTTGATGCAAGCGAAATGGACGGACAAACCGTCAATATCGATGCTGCTTATGTCACAGATGCATTAGGCGAAGTGATTGAGAATGAAGATTTAAGTCGATTCATTCTGTAA
- the xerC gene encoding tyrosine recombinase XerC codes for MHTLLNQYWDYLRIERQVSPHTLTNYQHQLNAILAILAEKGIQHWQQVNPSVVRLILAESRKQGLREKSLALRLSALRQFFSYLVQQGQMKVNPATGISAPKQGKHLPKNIDAEQVQKLLSNDSKDPIDLRDRAMMELMYSSGLRLSELQGLNLNSINTRVREVRVIGKGNKERIVPFGHYASHAIQQWLKVRPLFNPKDDALFVSQQGNRLTHRSIQKRMETWGIRQGLNSHLNPHKLRHSFATHMLEASSDLRAVQELLGHSNLSTTQIYTHLNFQHLAEVYDQAHPRAKRKK; via the coding sequence ATGCATACACTCCTCAATCAATATTGGGATTACTTGAGAATTGAACGTCAAGTCAGTCCACATACGCTCACCAATTATCAACATCAACTGAATGCGATTTTAGCTATTCTGGCTGAAAAAGGTATTCAGCACTGGCAGCAAGTGAACCCTAGTGTAGTTCGTCTTATTTTGGCGGAAAGCCGTAAGCAAGGTTTAAGAGAAAAGAGCTTAGCATTACGTTTGTCTGCTCTTCGTCAATTCTTCAGCTATCTTGTGCAGCAAGGTCAAATGAAAGTGAATCCGGCAACGGGGATTTCAGCGCCGAAACAAGGCAAGCATTTACCGAAAAATATTGATGCTGAACAAGTTCAAAAATTGCTTTCAAATGACAGCAAAGATCCTATTGATTTACGTGATCGTGCGATGATGGAATTGATGTATAGCTCAGGGCTTCGCTTATCTGAATTACAAGGCTTAAACCTTAATAGCATTAACACTCGTGTACGTGAAGTGAGAGTGATTGGTAAAGGAAACAAAGAACGTATTGTGCCTTTTGGACATTATGCTTCTCATGCAATTCAGCAATGGTTGAAGGTACGCCCTTTATTTAATCCTAAAGATGACGCCCTTTTTGTGAGCCAACAAGGAAATCGCCTCACTCATCGCTCTATTCAAAAGCGAATGGAAACCTGGGGCATTCGCCAAGGATTAAACAGCCATCTCAATCCACACAAACTACGTCACTCTTTTGCAACGCATATGCTGGAAGCAAGTTCAGATTTGCGGGCTGTTCAAGAACTTTTAGGGCACAGCAATTTGTCCACCACACAAATTTATACACATTTGAATTTCCAACATCTTGCAGAGGTCTATGATCAAGCCCATCCTCGAGCAAAACGAAAAAAATAA
- the hslV gene encoding ATP-dependent protease subunit HslV, translating into MTTIVSVRRNGQVVVGGDGQVSLGNTVMKGNARKVRRLYNGKVLAGFAGGTADAFTLFELFERKLEMHQGHLLKAAVELAKDWRTDRALRKLEAMLIVADEKESLIITGIGDVVQPEADQILAIGSGGNYALSAARALVENTDLSAREIVEKSLKIAGDICVFTNTNFTIEEVPNK; encoded by the coding sequence ATGACAACAATTGTAAGCGTACGTCGTAATGGCCAAGTAGTTGTTGGGGGTGATGGACAGGTTTCATTAGGCAACACCGTCATGAAAGGGAATGCCCGTAAAGTACGCCGTTTATATAATGGCAAAGTTCTAGCCGGTTTCGCAGGCGGCACAGCTGATGCATTCACCTTATTTGAATTATTTGAGCGTAAATTAGAAATGCATCAAGGGCATTTGTTAAAAGCCGCGGTGGAATTAGCCAAAGATTGGCGAACCGATCGTGCGTTACGCAAGTTAGAAGCGATGCTGATTGTGGCGGATGAAAAAGAAAGTTTAATCATTACCGGTATTGGTGATGTGGTGCAACCGGAAGCTGATCAAATCTTAGCGATTGGTTCGGGTGGTAATTATGCATTATCGGCAGCCCGTGCGTTGGTGGAAAATACCGATTTATCAGCTCGTGAAATTGTGGAAAAATCTTTAAAAATTGCTGGTGATATTTGCGTGTTTACCAATACGAATTTCACTATCGAAGAAGTACCGAATAAATAA
- a CDS encoding glycosyltransferase family 2 protein: MPTISVAMIVKNEAADLAQCLDTVKDWVDEITIVDSGSTDNTQEIAEQYGAKFYSHPDWPGFGKQRQRAQQYVTSDYVLWLDADERVTPRLRESIQQAVQQDVPNTVYDIPRVSEVFGREIRHSGWYPDYVVRLYRTNYAGYNDSLVHEKVVYPENTKVQKLTGDLEHFTYKSIHHYLVKSAGYAKAWADERQAKGKKATLWQGVSHAIGCFVKMYIVKAGFLDGKQGFLLAVLSAHSTFVKYADLWERNQH; this comes from the coding sequence ATGCCAACAATTAGCGTTGCCATGATTGTCAAAAATGAAGCGGCAGATCTTGCTCAATGTCTTGATACGGTAAAAGATTGGGTAGATGAAATCACTATTGTCGATTCAGGCAGTACGGATAACACGCAAGAAATTGCGGAACAATATGGTGCAAAATTTTATTCACATCCTGATTGGCCTGGCTTTGGCAAGCAACGTCAACGCGCACAACAATATGTCACCAGTGATTATGTTTTGTGGCTAGATGCCGATGAACGCGTCACACCAAGACTGCGTGAATCCATTCAACAAGCGGTTCAACAAGATGTACCAAATACGGTTTATGATATTCCTCGTGTGAGTGAAGTGTTTGGACGTGAAATTCGTCATTCAGGTTGGTACCCCGATTATGTGGTGCGTTTATATCGCACAAATTATGCAGGATATAATGATTCGCTGGTACATGAAAAAGTGGTTTATCCTGAAAACACGAAAGTACAGAAATTAACTGGGGATTTGGAGCACTTCACCTATAAAAGCATTCATCACTATTTGGTAAAATCTGCAGGCTATGCCAAAGCTTGGGCAGATGAACGTCAAGCCAAAGGTAAAAAAGCAACATTGTGGCAAGGTGTCAGTCATGCCATTGGGTGCTTTGTCAAAATGTACATTGTAAAAGCCGGTTTCTTAGATGGAAAACAAGGTTTCCTGCTCGCAGTACTTTCCGCTCATTCAACTTTTGTGAAATATGCTGATTTATGGGAGCGTAATCAGCATTAA
- a CDS encoding lipoprotein, whose protein sequence is MKKTLLILTALLALTGCGTVVKLIDPSEKYTPYAGAAYDLEMAQKWGLPILDLPLSFLLDTALLPYAWSN, encoded by the coding sequence ATGAAAAAAACACTTCTGATTTTAACCGCACTTTTAGCGTTAACCGGTTGTGGTACGGTGGTGAAATTAATCGATCCATCGGAAAAATACACACCTTATGCGGGGGCGGCTTATGATTTAGAGATGGCACAAAAATGGGGCTTACCTATTTTAGATTTGCCACTGTCATTTTTATTAGATACCGCATTATTGCCTTATGCGTGGTCAAATTAA
- a CDS encoding IS3 family transposase → MQRLRTRYPLKWLLGFAQLARSTFFAKLQIKPDKDEELKKAIKRIKANHPDYGYRRVHASLPGVNHKKVQRLMQTLGLQVRSRKSKKFTTYRGTIGVIAPNHLERDFSATAPKQKWVTDITEFKAKDGSKVYLSPILDLFNNEIVSYNLSYSPNWAQVEDMLMQAVKGLNKACGVILHSDQGWQYQMVAYRRILAEHGIIQSMSRKGNCLDNAAMESFFGRLKTECFYGREFKTKEEIVDAVRDYLDYYNHRRIQLKLKGLSPIQYRKQSFK, encoded by the coding sequence ATCCAAAGGTTAAGAACACGCTATCCGTTAAAATGGCTTTTAGGCTTTGCACAGTTAGCGCGTAGTACGTTTTTTGCGAAACTTCAGATTAAACCGGATAAGGATGAGGAGCTGAAAAAGGCCATTAAACGCATCAAAGCCAATCATCCTGATTATGGCTACCGACGTGTTCATGCCAGCTTGCCAGGCGTGAATCATAAAAAAGTTCAACGTTTAATGCAGACACTTGGGCTTCAAGTGCGGTCAAGAAAAAGCAAGAAATTTACCACCTATCGAGGCACGATAGGGGTAATTGCACCGAATCATCTTGAACGCGATTTTAGTGCAACGGCCCCGAAACAAAAATGGGTGACAGATATCACCGAGTTTAAGGCGAAAGATGGGAGTAAAGTCTATTTATCTCCAATTTTAGACTTATTTAACAATGAGATAGTCTCCTATAATCTCAGCTATTCCCCAAATTGGGCGCAAGTAGAGGACATGTTAATGCAAGCCGTCAAAGGATTAAATAAAGCTTGTGGTGTCATTTTACATTCAGACCAGGGATGGCAATATCAAATGGTAGCTTATCGTCGAATTTTAGCTGAACATGGCATCATTCAAAGTATGTCGAGAAAAGGGAATTGCTTGGACAATGCCGCAATGGAAAGTTTCTTTGGGCGATTAAAAACGGAATGTTTTTATGGTCGGGAATTTAAAACAAAAGAAGAGATAGTTGATGCTGTCAGAGATTATTTGGATTACTATAATCATCGACGGATTCAACTAAAATTAAAAGGACTGAGTCCGATACAATATCGAAAACAATCCTTTAAATAA